From Sphaeramia orbicularis chromosome 21, fSphaOr1.1, whole genome shotgun sequence:
ttattattattattattattattattattattattattattattattattagtctttcttctttgtgtctgtaagtcTTTGCATTGTGTTAATTTGTTTGGACCAtctttctttttgacatcttgatgttttgCATACATATATTTTCAAAAAAGTTGGGGGGAGGGGCAGCTGGATCGATGATATTAGAAtgaatggtggtaaatcacttaaaatgcacaaaaaagtaATTTGAAAATTGTGACAAGACTAGTTTCAAAGTCATGATTCCACATGTTGTAGTTGGGTGTTTTTTCCTGAGGGGGGGGCTGTTGTCCTTTAAACCCACCCACTCCCCTTCAGTCAAACACACCCTTATTTACATCAGTGACATGAAACCCACATGGATCCGTCCTCATGGACCTGAACCGGTCCTGGATCCGGTCCTGATGATGGATTgtgtctaacccccccccccacacacacacacacacacacacatccgccCCATTGGCACATGTCCCGCGGGGTGGAGCGTCGCGCGGCCGCCTCCTGCCTCCTGTTTTGCGTCTTGTTTTGTGCGTCTCACATCAGAGCAGCTGCAGAGGCCGTGGGGGGAGGACTGCGCCACGGGAGGCGGCCAAACGTCCGTGGATTTTACGCACGATTTTCCCTGATTCTGACACTGGAATAAGACCGAACCGACGCACGGACGCGCGTTCGTGCGTAAATCGAGTGTTTGGATGCGCGCGGAGGAGAGGCTGGTTCTCATCTCGTCGTCCTCCCCAGCGGTGACACCGTCCTTACCCCCCCCCTGGACGGCTTCCACTGCGTCGCCGAATGGATGCGAGGACGAGCGCGTGAAGGGAATACTAATGAACCGCGCGCTGCGTCCCGCCGCGGCGCACCGCTGAGGCCGATCCTCCGTCCAGAGCGCACCGGGGCCGGAACCCGACGGACCAGACGAACCCTCCAGCCTCCGGGATTTTATGAGTCTCATCTGAGCGCGCGGCTGAAAGCTCCATAAAGGCATCCGATCATGGGGAACAGCTTCTCCAACATCTCCGCCTTCCAGTCCCTGCACATCGTCATGCTGGGTCTGGACTCTGCGGGGAAAACCACGGTTCTGTACAGACTCAAGTTCAATGAGTTCGTCAACACGGTGCCGACCATCGGCTTCAACACCGAGAAGATCCGTCTGAGCAACAGCTCTGCCAAAGGCATCAGCTGCCACTTCTGGGACGTGGGAGGCCAGGAGAAGCTGAGGCCGCTGTGGAAGTCCTACAGCCGCTGCACCGACGGGATTATTTACGTGGTGGACTCGGTGGACGTG
This genomic window contains:
- the LOC115412978 gene encoding ADP-ribosylation factor-like protein 4C gives rise to the protein MGNSFSNISAFQSLHIVMLGLDSAGKTTVLYRLKFNEFVNTVPTIGFNTEKIRLSNSSAKGISCHFWDVGGQEKLRPLWKSYSRCTDGIIYVVDSVDVDRLEEAKTELHKVTKFAENQGTPLLVIANKQDLPKSLPVADIEKQLALHELTPSTSYHIQPACAIIGEGLHEGMDKLYEMILKRRKSLKQKKKQR